Proteins encoded together in one Astatotilapia calliptera chromosome 7, fAstCal1.2, whole genome shotgun sequence window:
- the LOC113026563 gene encoding coiled-coil domain-containing protein 136-like isoform X2, which produces MDGLRLPPLIEEALDSTDDPCDLKAESSPNMDNEITAKERGVLEENNEKEEMDQERSQEEEGEEKKLKEEEGEGEEKRKKEQESLTEEQELEELRAQVLQLLLELEEARETSNKHQESFHELQGLLEDERLASAHQAEAFTRQIQNLQAQLRSVQEEMYSLEEEKESELAEAQEELRTAQEEVLLLQQAAEEAAAERENDIASLQEELCRRRAELQRLSEETQEYELEITTLRAEISMKSQRREAERREGDVDLLKEECRMLREECQTLKEDNRRLSERLQLLQRQRTCSSVYLSLKEEDAGEGTEGKEMETGSDEVMTESYMTMAQSENCRLVDASIQKNISFDGKPMTPTSWTGGIGEIFSLRDQLKQAEEKASQVQRECEGLKMELQELQVLYDSSQRERAELEEELQRCKAELEKLSGGTQE; this is translated from the exons ATGACCCCTGTGATCTGAAAGCCGAGAGCAGCCCCAATATGGACAACGAGATAACCGCCAAGGAGCGAGGAGTCCTGGAGGAGAACAACGAGAAAGAGGAGATGGACCAGGAGAGATCTcaggaggaagagggggaagaaaagaaactgaaagaggaggaaggtgaaggggaggagaagaggaagaaggagcAAGAGTCGCTGACTGAGgagcaggagctggaggagctcagggcgcaggtgctgcagctgctgctggagctgGAGGAGGCCAGAGAGACCTCCAACAAACATCAGGAGAGCTTCCACGAGCTGCAAG GTCTGTTGGAGGATGAGCGTCTGGCAAGTGCCCATCAGGCTGAGGCATTCACACGGCAGATCCAGAATCTGCAAG CCCAGCTGCGCTCTGTGCAGGAGGAGATGTACAgcctggaggaggagaaggagagcgAGCTGGCCGAGGCCCAGGAGGAGCTGCGCACGGCTCAGGAGGAGGTGCtcctgctccagcaggccgctGAGGAGGCAGCGGCGGAGAGGGAGAACGACATCGCCTCACTGCAGGAAGAGCTGTGTCGCCGGCGGGCCGAGCTCCAGCGCCTAAGTGAAGAAACCCAGGAGTACGAGCTGGAGATAACCACGCTCAGGGCCGAAATCAGCATGAAGAGCCAACGCAGGGAGGCCGAGAGGAGAGAGG GTGACGTTGACCTGCTAAAGGAGGAGTGCCGTATGCTGAGGGAGGAGTGTCAGACCCTGAAGGAGGACAACAGACGGCTCTCCGagaggctgcagctgctgcaaagACAGAGGACATG CTCTAGCGTCTACCTGTCGCTGAAAGAGGAAGACGCGGGGGAGGGCACAGAGGGAAAGGAGATGGAGACCGGCTCAGATGAGGTCATGACAGAGAGCTACATGACCATGGCCCAGTCTGAGAACTGTCGTCTGGTGGACGCCTCCATCCAGAAGAACATCTCATTCGATGGGAAGCCGATGACGCCGACGAGCTGGACCGGAGGGATCGGGGAGATCTTCTCGCTGAGAGACCAGCTGAAACAGGCTGAGGAGAAGGCCTCACAAGTTCAGAGAGAG TGTGAGGgtctgaagatggagctgcaggaGTTGCAGGTACTGTATGACAGCAGTCAGAGGGAGAGGgcagagctggaggaggagctgcAGCGCTGCAAGGCAGAGCTGGAGAAGCTGTCGGGGGGGACGCAG GAATGA
- the LOC113026563 gene encoding coiled-coil domain-containing protein 136-like isoform X3, which translates to MDGLRLPPLIEEALDSTDDPCDLKAESSPNMDNEITAKERGVLEENNEKEEMDQERSQEEEGEEKKLKEEEGEGEEKRKKEQESLTEEQELEELRAQVLQLLLELEEARETSNKHQESFHELQGLLEDERLASAHQAEAFTRQIQNLQAQLRSVQEEMYSLEEEKESELAEAQEELRTAQEEVLLLQQAAEEAAAERENDIASLQEELCRRRAELQRLSEETQEYELEITTLRAEISMKSQRREAERREGDVDLLKEECRMLREECQTLKEDNRRLSERLQLLQRQRTCSSVYLSLKEEDAGEGTEGKEMETGSDEVMTESYMTMAQSENCRLVDASIQKNISFDGKPMTPTSWTGGIGEIFSLRDQLKQAEEKASQVQRECEGLKMELQELQVLYDSSQRERAELEEELQRCKAELEKLSGGTQRFIHPSEHAVLSIPFIGMIVIVAVVWCWLSELASQRARGVR; encoded by the exons ATGACCCCTGTGATCTGAAAGCCGAGAGCAGCCCCAATATGGACAACGAGATAACCGCCAAGGAGCGAGGAGTCCTGGAGGAGAACAACGAGAAAGAGGAGATGGACCAGGAGAGATCTcaggaggaagagggggaagaaaagaaactgaaagaggaggaaggtgaaggggaggagaagaggaagaaggagcAAGAGTCGCTGACTGAGgagcaggagctggaggagctcagggcgcaggtgctgcagctgctgctggagctgGAGGAGGCCAGAGAGACCTCCAACAAACATCAGGAGAGCTTCCACGAGCTGCAAG GTCTGTTGGAGGATGAGCGTCTGGCAAGTGCCCATCAGGCTGAGGCATTCACACGGCAGATCCAGAATCTGCAAG CCCAGCTGCGCTCTGTGCAGGAGGAGATGTACAgcctggaggaggagaaggagagcgAGCTGGCCGAGGCCCAGGAGGAGCTGCGCACGGCTCAGGAGGAGGTGCtcctgctccagcaggccgctGAGGAGGCAGCGGCGGAGAGGGAGAACGACATCGCCTCACTGCAGGAAGAGCTGTGTCGCCGGCGGGCCGAGCTCCAGCGCCTAAGTGAAGAAACCCAGGAGTACGAGCTGGAGATAACCACGCTCAGGGCCGAAATCAGCATGAAGAGCCAACGCAGGGAGGCCGAGAGGAGAGAGG GTGACGTTGACCTGCTAAAGGAGGAGTGCCGTATGCTGAGGGAGGAGTGTCAGACCCTGAAGGAGGACAACAGACGGCTCTCCGagaggctgcagctgctgcaaagACAGAGGACATG CTCTAGCGTCTACCTGTCGCTGAAAGAGGAAGACGCGGGGGAGGGCACAGAGGGAAAGGAGATGGAGACCGGCTCAGATGAGGTCATGACAGAGAGCTACATGACCATGGCCCAGTCTGAGAACTGTCGTCTGGTGGACGCCTCCATCCAGAAGAACATCTCATTCGATGGGAAGCCGATGACGCCGACGAGCTGGACCGGAGGGATCGGGGAGATCTTCTCGCTGAGAGACCAGCTGAAACAGGCTGAGGAGAAGGCCTCACAAGTTCAGAGAGAG TGTGAGGgtctgaagatggagctgcaggaGTTGCAGGTACTGTATGACAGCAGTCAGAGGGAGAGGgcagagctggaggaggagctgcAGCGCTGCAAGGCAGAGCTGGAGAAGCTGTCGGGGGGGACGCAG AGATTCATCCATCCGTCTGAGCACGCTGTTCTCTCCATCCCCTTCATAGGAATGATTGTAATTGTGGCTGTGGTCTGGTGCTGGTTGTCGGAGCTGGCGTCCCAGAGAGCAAG GGGAGTGAGGTAG
- the LOC113026563 gene encoding coiled-coil domain-containing protein 136-like isoform X1 gives MDNEITAKERGVLEENNEKEEMDQERSQEEEGEEKKLKEEEGEGEEKRKKEQESLTEEQELEELRAQVLQLLLELEEARETSNKHQESFHELQGLLEDERLASAHQAEAFTRQIQNLQAQLRSVQEEMYSLEEEKESELAEAQEELRTAQEEVLLLQQAAEEAAAERENDIASLQEELCRRRAELQRLSEETQEYELEITTLRAEISMKSQRREAERREGDVDLLKEECRMLREECQTLKEDNRRLSERLQLLQRQRTCSSVYLSLKEEDAGEGTEGKEMETGSDEVMTESYMTMAQSENCRLVDASIQKNISFDGKPMTPTSWTGGIGEIFSLRDQLKQAEEKASQVQRECEGLKMELQELQVLYDSSQRERAELEEELQRCKAELEKLSGGTQRFIHPSEHAVLSIPFIGMIVIVAVVWCWLSELASQRARGVR, from the exons ATGGACAACGAGATAACCGCCAAGGAGCGAGGAGTCCTGGAGGAGAACAACGAGAAAGAGGAGATGGACCAGGAGAGATCTcaggaggaagagggggaagaaaagaaactgaaagaggaggaaggtgaaggggaggagaagaggaagaaggagcAAGAGTCGCTGACTGAGgagcaggagctggaggagctcagggcgcaggtgctgcagctgctgctggagctgGAGGAGGCCAGAGAGACCTCCAACAAACATCAGGAGAGCTTCCACGAGCTGCAAG GTCTGTTGGAGGATGAGCGTCTGGCAAGTGCCCATCAGGCTGAGGCATTCACACGGCAGATCCAGAATCTGCAAG CCCAGCTGCGCTCTGTGCAGGAGGAGATGTACAgcctggaggaggagaaggagagcgAGCTGGCCGAGGCCCAGGAGGAGCTGCGCACGGCTCAGGAGGAGGTGCtcctgctccagcaggccgctGAGGAGGCAGCGGCGGAGAGGGAGAACGACATCGCCTCACTGCAGGAAGAGCTGTGTCGCCGGCGGGCCGAGCTCCAGCGCCTAAGTGAAGAAACCCAGGAGTACGAGCTGGAGATAACCACGCTCAGGGCCGAAATCAGCATGAAGAGCCAACGCAGGGAGGCCGAGAGGAGAGAGG GTGACGTTGACCTGCTAAAGGAGGAGTGCCGTATGCTGAGGGAGGAGTGTCAGACCCTGAAGGAGGACAACAGACGGCTCTCCGagaggctgcagctgctgcaaagACAGAGGACATG CTCTAGCGTCTACCTGTCGCTGAAAGAGGAAGACGCGGGGGAGGGCACAGAGGGAAAGGAGATGGAGACCGGCTCAGATGAGGTCATGACAGAGAGCTACATGACCATGGCCCAGTCTGAGAACTGTCGTCTGGTGGACGCCTCCATCCAGAAGAACATCTCATTCGATGGGAAGCCGATGACGCCGACGAGCTGGACCGGAGGGATCGGGGAGATCTTCTCGCTGAGAGACCAGCTGAAACAGGCTGAGGAGAAGGCCTCACAAGTTCAGAGAGAG TGTGAGGgtctgaagatggagctgcaggaGTTGCAGGTACTGTATGACAGCAGTCAGAGGGAGAGGgcagagctggaggaggagctgcAGCGCTGCAAGGCAGAGCTGGAGAAGCTGTCGGGGGGGACGCAG AGATTCATCCATCCGTCTGAGCACGCTGTTCTCTCCATCCCCTTCATAGGAATGATTGTAATTGTGGCTGTGGTCTGGTGCTGGTTGTCGGAGCTGGCGTCCCAGAGAGCAAG GGGAGTGAGGTAG